The Brassica napus cultivar Da-Ae chromosome C7, Da-Ae, whole genome shotgun sequence genome has a segment encoding these proteins:
- the LOC111213084 gene encoding uncharacterized protein LOC111213084 isoform X2, which yields MSAPGKFDYSSGAPLYRSNFAAQMERSSSFPERPVPASHPNMLRGTSPLAQTDVTNFFQCLRFDPKVVAADHKSIRQGDFKRHVNFALGIQGDETALKGKLIPEEIKRLKASLRENNVKARERVKIFNEASSVFNKFFPSVPTKKRSRPEGFSGDRLASGSGLSKMGIQGQILAGGFELDQQMLDERPKSGVPNKRTRTSMMDVRSKSIVRQSAAAVDRDKEIMRMANHNAVQGEERTSLGIDGWEKSKMKKKRSCIKTDCHPNLASSKVVDGYRDLKQSTQQKSMGDSRTRLNGDSNMLRQVAGNGATEYGRSDNLSQQTSLAGYSPLSRGDSDHNYLYLEKRERSIGSDKERVNLRAVNKSNVHDEFNSSSLVSNTKPNASVHGPRTGTGLPPKLSPGLRNTPPSPSDWDISGCTNKPPPVSGVTHRKRMTSNRSSSPPITQWASQRPQKISRTARRTSLVPIVSNKDETYLDNISDAGCSDTGFEFYKRSPAASPQLKIRGESSFSTAALSESEESGPPEIKSKDKGKQSDEVDGKAAHNIPKVSIPALQSRKGNKRASGEEIGDGVRRQGRTGRGGFSSTRSLNPVGVEKLKNVGTTKQLRSARTILDKSESKVGRPPTRKLSDRKAYSRQRATATNASPLDFHDDGHEELQAAVNSAVNFAQNFPNSFWKQMDRYFCFISDDHINFMKHQGELFSMGPSPVLTPPDFDSRDLYPEELATRSVDSKASPLYHRLLSALISEDSMSVNEDLQVDEFGAMHDLDDHSEFSVLMNNGFTNHEWLEHDESEDAILFKGVNNSAYHCNDKFSDHAPIDFSNIPYDKLGIDEKIHLEAQSIGLSLEPMPSISNVEDEGIVDEIKKLEEAICKEGSKKKEMVDRLLKPALEMRETQEKYEFSLTLRFVLAFVNMDYDLCFFPLHRELDQLGYDILIEMAYEKSKASRRHHTVAGKNSANKISKQAASAFVKRTLERCRQFEETGKSCFSEPETKDMFIARLATAPADKEDNPSTSTPIGSQPSSTSLARVGQNLENYANCSDAENALREQTIGREDTVWSNRVKKRELLLDDVGIIGTQFSSSTKGKRSERERDGKGQASSRSGTNKIGRPSLSSTNGERKQKAKPKQETNQISSFVRIPEQPKAPLPNSNEANGEYDNLEALEDTEPILDFSQLQIPDGLGGPEFDAQPDDISSWFNTDEEEDIDILELGVPMDDLAGLNIKF from the exons ATGTCAGCACCTGGGAAGTTTGATTATTCTTCCGGTGCGCCTCTATACAGATCTAACTTTGCCGCACAGATGGAAAGATCAAGTAGCTTTCCTGAACGTCCTGTCCCAGCATCTCATCCAAACATGTTGAGGGGCACTTCACCTCTAGCGCAAACCGATGTAACAAATTTCTTCCAGTGTTTGCGTTTTGATCCTAAGGTGGTTGCCGCTGATCACAAGTCTATTCGTCAAGGTGACTTTAAGCGGCATGTTAATTTTGCTCTTGGAATACAAGGAGACGAGACTGCATTGAAAGGGAAGTTAATTCCAGAAGAGATCAAAAGACTAAAGGCTAGTCTGCGCGAAAACAATGTCAAGGCCAG GGAGCGGGTAAAAATTTTCAACGAAGCTTCTTCTGTATTTAACAAGTTTTTCCCAAGTGTTCCTACAAAGAAGAGGTCTCGACCAGAAGGTTTTTCTGGTGATCGCTTGGCATCAGGATCAGGGCTAAGCAAAATGGGCATTCAAGGTCAGATCCTGGCTGGTGGTTTTGAGCTTGACCAGCAAATGTTGGATGAACGACCTAAAAGTGGTGTTCCAAATAAGCGAACACGTACTTCCATG ATGGATGTTCGAAGCAAGTCTATTGTTCGACAGTCAGCTGCTGCTGTAGACAGAGATAAAGAAATAATGCGGATGGCTAATCATAATGCAGTTCAGGGTGAAGAACGAACTTCACTTGGTATTGATGGTTGGGAAAAGtcaaagatgaagaaaaaacGCTCCTGTATTAAAACGGACTGTCATCCGAACCTGGCTTCAAGTAAAGTGGTTGATGGTTATCGAGACTTGAAGCAGAGCACTCAACAGAAGTCAATGGGTGACTCCCGGACGAGATTGAATGGTGACTCGAACATGTTAAG gcaaGTGGCTGGTAATGGAGCTACTGAATATGGTAGATCTGATAACCTCTCTCAGCAGACAAGCTTGGCTGGGTATTCACCACTGTCAAGGGGcgattctgatcataattatttGTACCTTGAGAAGAGAGAACGCTCCATAGGTTCAGATAAGGAAAGGGTGAATCTAAGAGCTGTCAACAA GTCCAATGTTCACGATGAATTCAATTCCTCAAGTCTGGTTTCAAACACAAAACCAAATGCTTCAGTTCACGGGCCTAGAACAGGAACAGGGCTACCTCCGAAACTGTCTCCAGGACTCCGTAACACTCCTCCGTCCCCAAGTGACTGGGATATCTCTGGCTGTACAAATAAGCCTCCACCCGTGTCAGGGGTTACACATCGGAAGCGTATGACATCTAATCGGTCTTCGTCACCACCTATCACTCAATGGGCCAGTCAGAGACCGCAAAAGATATCCCGTACAGCAAGAAGGACGAGTTTAGTTCCCATTGTTTCTAATAAGGACGAGACCTACTTAGATAATATATCAGATGCTGGTTGTAGTGACACTGGGTTTGAATTCTATAAACGCTCGCCAGCTGCTTCTCCTCAATTGAAAATAAGAGGTGAAAGCAGCTTCTCCACAGCAGCTTTGTCAGAGAGTGAAGAATCTGGTCCCCCTGAGATCAAGTCTAAAGACAAGGGGAAACAGTCTGATGAGGTTGATGGGAAAGCTGCACATAATATTCCTAAAGTGTCTATCCCTGCTTTACAATCAAGAAAAGGTAACAAGCGTGCTTCTGGTGAAGAGATTGGGGATGGTGTGAGAAGGCAAGGAAGGACGGGCCGTGGCGGCTTTTCTTCCACAAGATCTCTCAACCCAGTGGGAGTAGAGAAACTTAAGAATGTTGGAACAACGAAACAGCTTCGCAGTGCAAGAACTATATTGGACAAGAGTGAAAG TAAGGTGGGCCGTCCACCCACTAGGAAACTATCTGATCGCAAGGCTTACAGTCGTCAGAGAGCTACGGCAACAAATGCTTCACCACTAGATTTTCATG ATGATGGTCATGAGGAGCTACAAGCGGCTGTTAACTCAGCCGTAAATTTTg CTCAGAATTTTCCCAACTCTTTCTGGAAGCAAATGGACCGCTACTTTTGCTTTATATCCGACGATCATATTAACTTTATGAAGCACCAG GGAGAACTCTTCTCCATGGGTCCTTCACCTGTGCTGACACCCCCTGACTTTGATAGCCGTGATTTATATCCTGAGGAACTTGCAACTCGCAGTGTCGATTCTAAGGCTTCTCCACTATACCATAGATTGCTATCAGCTTTGATTTCTGAGGACTCGATGAGTGTTAATGAAGATCTCCAAGTTGATGAGTTTGGGGCCATGCATGATCTTGATGACCACTCAGAATTCAGTGTTCTGATGAATAATGGGTTTACAAACCATGAATGGCTGGAACATGATGAATCAGAGGATGCAATTCTGTTCAAGGGCGTTAATAACTCAGCCTACCACTGCAATGACAAATTTTCAGATCATGCACCCATTGACTTCTCAAACATTCCTTATGATAAATTGGGGATAGATGAAAAGATTCATCTGGAAGCTCAGTCTATTGGACTATCCTTAGAACCAATG CCTAGTATCTCAAACGTGGAGGATGAAGGAATCGTTGACGAAATAAAAAAGTTGGAGGAGGCTATCTGCAAGGAG GGTTctaagaagaaagagatggttGATAGGCTATTAAAGCCTGCCTTAGAGATGAGAGAAACTCAAGAGAAGTATGAATTTTCCCTTACTCTGCGTTTTGTGCTCGCCTTTGTGAATATGGATTATGATCTGTGCTTCTTTCCTTTACATAGGGAGTTAGATCAGCTTGGTTATGATATACTCATCGAGATGGCATATGAGAAAAGCAAG GCAAGTCGGCGTCATCACACCGTTGCTGGAAAAAACTCCGCTAACAAGATATCAAAGCAGGCTGCATCGGCTTTTGTTAAAAGGACGCTTGAACGATGCCGTCAATTCGAAGAGACGGGCAAAAGCTGCTTCAGTGAGCCTGAAACTAAGGATATGTTCATCGCCAGGTTGGCAACAGCTCCTGCGGACAAGGAGGATAATCCGTCGACTTCAA CACCCATTGGCTCACAGCCAAGCTCTACTTCGTTGGCACGCGTTGGGCAGAACTTGGAGAACTATGCCAATTGTTCTGATGCTGAAAATGCTTTACGAGAGCAAACGATAGGGAGAGAAGATACAGTTTGGTCCAATAGGGTCAAGAAGAGAGAGTTACTTCTTGATGATGTTGGTATTATTGGGACACAATTCTCAAGTAGTACAAAGGGAAAGAGAAGTGAGAGGGAGAGAGATGGGAAAGGTCAGGCTTCATCTAGAAGCGGGACCAATAAGATCGGTCGGCCTTCCCTGTCCAGTACCAA
- the LOC111213084 gene encoding uncharacterized protein LOC111213084 isoform X4, translating to MSAPGKFDYSSGAPLYRSNFAAQMERSSSFPERPVPASHPNMLRGTSPLAQTDVTNFFQCLRFDPKVVAADHKSIRQGDFKRHVNFALGIQGDETALKGKLIPEEIKRLKASLRENNVKARERVKIFNEASSVFNKFFPSVPTKKRSRPEGFSGDRLASGSGLSKMGIQGQILAGGFELDQQMLDERPKSGVPNKRTRTSMMDVRSKSIVRQSAAAVDRDKEIMRMANHNAVQGEERTSLGIDGWEKSKMKKKRSCIKTDCHPNLASSKVVDGYRDLKQSTQQKSMGDSRTRLNGDSNMLRQVAGNGATEYGRSDNLSQQTSLAGYSPLSRGDSDHNYLYLEKRERSIGSDKERVNLRAVNKSNVHDEFNSSSLVSNTKPNASVHGPRTGTGLPPKLSPGLRNTPPSPSDWDISGCTNKPPPVSGVTHRKRMTSNRSSSPPITQWASQRPQKISRTARRTSLVPIVSNKDETYLDNISDAGCSDTGFEFYKRSPAASPQLKIRGESSFSTAALSESEESGPPEIKSKDKGKQSDEVDGKAAHNIPKVSIPALQSRKGNKRASGEEIGDGVRRQGRTGRGGFSSTRSLNPVGVEKLKNVGTTKQLRSARTILDKSESKVGRPPTRKLSDRKAYSRQRATATNASPLDFHDDGHEELQAAVNSAVNFAQNFPNSFWKQMDRYFCFISDDHINFMKHQGELFSMGPSPVLTPPDFDSRDLYPEELATRSVDSKASPLYHRLLSALISEDSMSVNEDLQVDEFGAMHDLDDHSEFSVLMNNGFTNHEWLEHDESEDAILFKGVNNSAYHCNDKFSDHAPIDFSNIPYDKLGIDEKIHLEAQSIGLSLEPMPSISNVEDEGIVDEIKKLEEAICKEGSKKKEMVDRLLKPALEMRETQEKELDQLGYDILIEMAYEKSKASRRHHTVAGKNSANKISKQAASAFVKRTLERCRQFEETGKSCFSEPETKDMFIARLATAPADKEDNPSTSTPIGSQPSSTSLARVGQNLENYANCSDAENALREQTIGREDTVWSNRVKKRELLLDDVGIIGTQFSSSTKGKRSERERDGKGQASSRSGTNKIGRPSLSSTNGERKQKAKPKQETNQISSFVRIPEQPKAPLPNSNEANGEYDNLEALEDTEPILDFSQLQIPDGLGGPEFDAQPDDISSWFNTDEEEDIDILELGVPMDDLAGLNIKF from the exons ATGTCAGCACCTGGGAAGTTTGATTATTCTTCCGGTGCGCCTCTATACAGATCTAACTTTGCCGCACAGATGGAAAGATCAAGTAGCTTTCCTGAACGTCCTGTCCCAGCATCTCATCCAAACATGTTGAGGGGCACTTCACCTCTAGCGCAAACCGATGTAACAAATTTCTTCCAGTGTTTGCGTTTTGATCCTAAGGTGGTTGCCGCTGATCACAAGTCTATTCGTCAAGGTGACTTTAAGCGGCATGTTAATTTTGCTCTTGGAATACAAGGAGACGAGACTGCATTGAAAGGGAAGTTAATTCCAGAAGAGATCAAAAGACTAAAGGCTAGTCTGCGCGAAAACAATGTCAAGGCCAG GGAGCGGGTAAAAATTTTCAACGAAGCTTCTTCTGTATTTAACAAGTTTTTCCCAAGTGTTCCTACAAAGAAGAGGTCTCGACCAGAAGGTTTTTCTGGTGATCGCTTGGCATCAGGATCAGGGCTAAGCAAAATGGGCATTCAAGGTCAGATCCTGGCTGGTGGTTTTGAGCTTGACCAGCAAATGTTGGATGAACGACCTAAAAGTGGTGTTCCAAATAAGCGAACACGTACTTCCATG ATGGATGTTCGAAGCAAGTCTATTGTTCGACAGTCAGCTGCTGCTGTAGACAGAGATAAAGAAATAATGCGGATGGCTAATCATAATGCAGTTCAGGGTGAAGAACGAACTTCACTTGGTATTGATGGTTGGGAAAAGtcaaagatgaagaaaaaacGCTCCTGTATTAAAACGGACTGTCATCCGAACCTGGCTTCAAGTAAAGTGGTTGATGGTTATCGAGACTTGAAGCAGAGCACTCAACAGAAGTCAATGGGTGACTCCCGGACGAGATTGAATGGTGACTCGAACATGTTAAG gcaaGTGGCTGGTAATGGAGCTACTGAATATGGTAGATCTGATAACCTCTCTCAGCAGACAAGCTTGGCTGGGTATTCACCACTGTCAAGGGGcgattctgatcataattatttGTACCTTGAGAAGAGAGAACGCTCCATAGGTTCAGATAAGGAAAGGGTGAATCTAAGAGCTGTCAACAA GTCCAATGTTCACGATGAATTCAATTCCTCAAGTCTGGTTTCAAACACAAAACCAAATGCTTCAGTTCACGGGCCTAGAACAGGAACAGGGCTACCTCCGAAACTGTCTCCAGGACTCCGTAACACTCCTCCGTCCCCAAGTGACTGGGATATCTCTGGCTGTACAAATAAGCCTCCACCCGTGTCAGGGGTTACACATCGGAAGCGTATGACATCTAATCGGTCTTCGTCACCACCTATCACTCAATGGGCCAGTCAGAGACCGCAAAAGATATCCCGTACAGCAAGAAGGACGAGTTTAGTTCCCATTGTTTCTAATAAGGACGAGACCTACTTAGATAATATATCAGATGCTGGTTGTAGTGACACTGGGTTTGAATTCTATAAACGCTCGCCAGCTGCTTCTCCTCAATTGAAAATAAGAGGTGAAAGCAGCTTCTCCACAGCAGCTTTGTCAGAGAGTGAAGAATCTGGTCCCCCTGAGATCAAGTCTAAAGACAAGGGGAAACAGTCTGATGAGGTTGATGGGAAAGCTGCACATAATATTCCTAAAGTGTCTATCCCTGCTTTACAATCAAGAAAAGGTAACAAGCGTGCTTCTGGTGAAGAGATTGGGGATGGTGTGAGAAGGCAAGGAAGGACGGGCCGTGGCGGCTTTTCTTCCACAAGATCTCTCAACCCAGTGGGAGTAGAGAAACTTAAGAATGTTGGAACAACGAAACAGCTTCGCAGTGCAAGAACTATATTGGACAAGAGTGAAAG TAAGGTGGGCCGTCCACCCACTAGGAAACTATCTGATCGCAAGGCTTACAGTCGTCAGAGAGCTACGGCAACAAATGCTTCACCACTAGATTTTCATG ATGATGGTCATGAGGAGCTACAAGCGGCTGTTAACTCAGCCGTAAATTTTg CTCAGAATTTTCCCAACTCTTTCTGGAAGCAAATGGACCGCTACTTTTGCTTTATATCCGACGATCATATTAACTTTATGAAGCACCAG GGAGAACTCTTCTCCATGGGTCCTTCACCTGTGCTGACACCCCCTGACTTTGATAGCCGTGATTTATATCCTGAGGAACTTGCAACTCGCAGTGTCGATTCTAAGGCTTCTCCACTATACCATAGATTGCTATCAGCTTTGATTTCTGAGGACTCGATGAGTGTTAATGAAGATCTCCAAGTTGATGAGTTTGGGGCCATGCATGATCTTGATGACCACTCAGAATTCAGTGTTCTGATGAATAATGGGTTTACAAACCATGAATGGCTGGAACATGATGAATCAGAGGATGCAATTCTGTTCAAGGGCGTTAATAACTCAGCCTACCACTGCAATGACAAATTTTCAGATCATGCACCCATTGACTTCTCAAACATTCCTTATGATAAATTGGGGATAGATGAAAAGATTCATCTGGAAGCTCAGTCTATTGGACTATCCTTAGAACCAATG CCTAGTATCTCAAACGTGGAGGATGAAGGAATCGTTGACGAAATAAAAAAGTTGGAGGAGGCTATCTGCAAGGAG GGTTctaagaagaaagagatggttGATAGGCTATTAAAGCCTGCCTTAGAGATGAGAGAAACTCAAGAGAA GGAGTTAGATCAGCTTGGTTATGATATACTCATCGAGATGGCATATGAGAAAAGCAAG GCAAGTCGGCGTCATCACACCGTTGCTGGAAAAAACTCCGCTAACAAGATATCAAAGCAGGCTGCATCGGCTTTTGTTAAAAGGACGCTTGAACGATGCCGTCAATTCGAAGAGACGGGCAAAAGCTGCTTCAGTGAGCCTGAAACTAAGGATATGTTCATCGCCAGGTTGGCAACAGCTCCTGCGGACAAGGAGGATAATCCGTCGACTTCAA CACCCATTGGCTCACAGCCAAGCTCTACTTCGTTGGCACGCGTTGGGCAGAACTTGGAGAACTATGCCAATTGTTCTGATGCTGAAAATGCTTTACGAGAGCAAACGATAGGGAGAGAAGATACAGTTTGGTCCAATAGGGTCAAGAAGAGAGAGTTACTTCTTGATGATGTTGGTATTATTGGGACACAATTCTCAAGTAGTACAAAGGGAAAGAGAAGTGAGAGGGAGAGAGATGGGAAAGGTCAGGCTTCATCTAGAAGCGGGACCAATAAGATCGGTCGGCCTTCCCTGTCCAGTACCAA
- the LOC111213084 gene encoding uncharacterized protein LOC111213084 isoform X3, translated as MSAPGKFDYSSGAPLYRSNFAAQMERSSSFPERPVPASHPNMLRGTSPLAQTDVTNFFQCLRFDPKVVAADHKSIRQGDFKRHVNFALGIQGDETALKGKLIPEEIKRLKASLRENNVKARERVKIFNEASSVFNKFFPSVPTKKRSRPEGFSGDRLASGSGLSKMGIQGQILAGGFELDQQMLDERPKSGVPNKRTRTSMMDVRSKSIVRQSAAAVDRDKEIMRMANHNAVQGEERTSLGIDGWEKSKMKKKRSCIKTDCHPNLASSKVVDGYRDLKQSTQQKSMGDSRTRLNGDSNMLRQVAGNGATEYGRSDNLSQQTSLAGYSPLSRGDSDHNYLYLEKRERSIGSDKERVNLRAVNKSNVHDEFNSSSLVSNTKPNASVHGPRTGTGLPPKLSPGLRNTPPSPSDWDISGCTNKPPPVSGVTHRKRMTSNRSSSPPITQWASQRPQKISRTARRTSLVPIVSNKDETYLDNISDAGCSDTGFEFYKRSPAASPQLKIRGESSFSTAALSESEESGPPEIKSKDKGKQSDEVDGKAAHNIPKVSIPALQSRKGNKRASGEEIGDGVRRQGRTGRGGFSSTRSLNPVGVEKLKNVGTTKQLRSARTILDKSESKVGRPPTRKLSDRKAYSRQRATATNASPLDFHAGSDDGHEELQAAVNSAVNFAQNFPNSFWKQMDRYFCFISDDHINFMKHQGELFSMGPSPVLTPPDFDSRDLYPEELATRSVDSKASPLYHRLLSALISEDSMSVNEDLQVDEFGAMHDLDDHSEFSVLMNNGFTNHEWLEHDESEDAILFKGVNNSAYHCNDKFSDHAPIDFSNIPYDKLGIDEKIHLEAQSIGLSLEPMPSISNVEDEGIVDEIKKLEEAICKEGSKKKEMVDRLLKPALEMRETQEKELDQLGYDILIEMAYEKSKASRRHHTVAGKNSANKISKQAASAFVKRTLERCRQFEETGKSCFSEPETKDMFIARLATAPADKEDNPSTSTPIGSQPSSTSLARVGQNLENYANCSDAENALREQTIGREDTVWSNRVKKRELLLDDVGIIGTQFSSSTKGKRSERERDGKGQASSRSGTNKIGRPSLSSTNGERKQKAKPKQETNQISSFVRIPEQPKAPLPNSNEANGEYDNLEALEDTEPILDFSQLQIPDGLGGPEFDAQPDDISSWFNTDEEEDIDILELGVPMDDLAGLNIKF; from the exons ATGTCAGCACCTGGGAAGTTTGATTATTCTTCCGGTGCGCCTCTATACAGATCTAACTTTGCCGCACAGATGGAAAGATCAAGTAGCTTTCCTGAACGTCCTGTCCCAGCATCTCATCCAAACATGTTGAGGGGCACTTCACCTCTAGCGCAAACCGATGTAACAAATTTCTTCCAGTGTTTGCGTTTTGATCCTAAGGTGGTTGCCGCTGATCACAAGTCTATTCGTCAAGGTGACTTTAAGCGGCATGTTAATTTTGCTCTTGGAATACAAGGAGACGAGACTGCATTGAAAGGGAAGTTAATTCCAGAAGAGATCAAAAGACTAAAGGCTAGTCTGCGCGAAAACAATGTCAAGGCCAG GGAGCGGGTAAAAATTTTCAACGAAGCTTCTTCTGTATTTAACAAGTTTTTCCCAAGTGTTCCTACAAAGAAGAGGTCTCGACCAGAAGGTTTTTCTGGTGATCGCTTGGCATCAGGATCAGGGCTAAGCAAAATGGGCATTCAAGGTCAGATCCTGGCTGGTGGTTTTGAGCTTGACCAGCAAATGTTGGATGAACGACCTAAAAGTGGTGTTCCAAATAAGCGAACACGTACTTCCATG ATGGATGTTCGAAGCAAGTCTATTGTTCGACAGTCAGCTGCTGCTGTAGACAGAGATAAAGAAATAATGCGGATGGCTAATCATAATGCAGTTCAGGGTGAAGAACGAACTTCACTTGGTATTGATGGTTGGGAAAAGtcaaagatgaagaaaaaacGCTCCTGTATTAAAACGGACTGTCATCCGAACCTGGCTTCAAGTAAAGTGGTTGATGGTTATCGAGACTTGAAGCAGAGCACTCAACAGAAGTCAATGGGTGACTCCCGGACGAGATTGAATGGTGACTCGAACATGTTAAG gcaaGTGGCTGGTAATGGAGCTACTGAATATGGTAGATCTGATAACCTCTCTCAGCAGACAAGCTTGGCTGGGTATTCACCACTGTCAAGGGGcgattctgatcataattatttGTACCTTGAGAAGAGAGAACGCTCCATAGGTTCAGATAAGGAAAGGGTGAATCTAAGAGCTGTCAACAA GTCCAATGTTCACGATGAATTCAATTCCTCAAGTCTGGTTTCAAACACAAAACCAAATGCTTCAGTTCACGGGCCTAGAACAGGAACAGGGCTACCTCCGAAACTGTCTCCAGGACTCCGTAACACTCCTCCGTCCCCAAGTGACTGGGATATCTCTGGCTGTACAAATAAGCCTCCACCCGTGTCAGGGGTTACACATCGGAAGCGTATGACATCTAATCGGTCTTCGTCACCACCTATCACTCAATGGGCCAGTCAGAGACCGCAAAAGATATCCCGTACAGCAAGAAGGACGAGTTTAGTTCCCATTGTTTCTAATAAGGACGAGACCTACTTAGATAATATATCAGATGCTGGTTGTAGTGACACTGGGTTTGAATTCTATAAACGCTCGCCAGCTGCTTCTCCTCAATTGAAAATAAGAGGTGAAAGCAGCTTCTCCACAGCAGCTTTGTCAGAGAGTGAAGAATCTGGTCCCCCTGAGATCAAGTCTAAAGACAAGGGGAAACAGTCTGATGAGGTTGATGGGAAAGCTGCACATAATATTCCTAAAGTGTCTATCCCTGCTTTACAATCAAGAAAAGGTAACAAGCGTGCTTCTGGTGAAGAGATTGGGGATGGTGTGAGAAGGCAAGGAAGGACGGGCCGTGGCGGCTTTTCTTCCACAAGATCTCTCAACCCAGTGGGAGTAGAGAAACTTAAGAATGTTGGAACAACGAAACAGCTTCGCAGTGCAAGAACTATATTGGACAAGAGTGAAAG TAAGGTGGGCCGTCCACCCACTAGGAAACTATCTGATCGCAAGGCTTACAGTCGTCAGAGAGCTACGGCAACAAATGCTTCACCACTAGATTTTCATG CCGGTTCAGATGATGGTCATGAGGAGCTACAAGCGGCTGTTAACTCAGCCGTAAATTTTg CTCAGAATTTTCCCAACTCTTTCTGGAAGCAAATGGACCGCTACTTTTGCTTTATATCCGACGATCATATTAACTTTATGAAGCACCAG GGAGAACTCTTCTCCATGGGTCCTTCACCTGTGCTGACACCCCCTGACTTTGATAGCCGTGATTTATATCCTGAGGAACTTGCAACTCGCAGTGTCGATTCTAAGGCTTCTCCACTATACCATAGATTGCTATCAGCTTTGATTTCTGAGGACTCGATGAGTGTTAATGAAGATCTCCAAGTTGATGAGTTTGGGGCCATGCATGATCTTGATGACCACTCAGAATTCAGTGTTCTGATGAATAATGGGTTTACAAACCATGAATGGCTGGAACATGATGAATCAGAGGATGCAATTCTGTTCAAGGGCGTTAATAACTCAGCCTACCACTGCAATGACAAATTTTCAGATCATGCACCCATTGACTTCTCAAACATTCCTTATGATAAATTGGGGATAGATGAAAAGATTCATCTGGAAGCTCAGTCTATTGGACTATCCTTAGAACCAATG CCTAGTATCTCAAACGTGGAGGATGAAGGAATCGTTGACGAAATAAAAAAGTTGGAGGAGGCTATCTGCAAGGAG GGTTctaagaagaaagagatggttGATAGGCTATTAAAGCCTGCCTTAGAGATGAGAGAAACTCAAGAGAA GGAGTTAGATCAGCTTGGTTATGATATACTCATCGAGATGGCATATGAGAAAAGCAAG GCAAGTCGGCGTCATCACACCGTTGCTGGAAAAAACTCCGCTAACAAGATATCAAAGCAGGCTGCATCGGCTTTTGTTAAAAGGACGCTTGAACGATGCCGTCAATTCGAAGAGACGGGCAAAAGCTGCTTCAGTGAGCCTGAAACTAAGGATATGTTCATCGCCAGGTTGGCAACAGCTCCTGCGGACAAGGAGGATAATCCGTCGACTTCAA CACCCATTGGCTCACAGCCAAGCTCTACTTCGTTGGCACGCGTTGGGCAGAACTTGGAGAACTATGCCAATTGTTCTGATGCTGAAAATGCTTTACGAGAGCAAACGATAGGGAGAGAAGATACAGTTTGGTCCAATAGGGTCAAGAAGAGAGAGTTACTTCTTGATGATGTTGGTATTATTGGGACACAATTCTCAAGTAGTACAAAGGGAAAGAGAAGTGAGAGGGAGAGAGATGGGAAAGGTCAGGCTTCATCTAGAAGCGGGACCAATAAGATCGGTCGGCCTTCCCTGTCCAGTACCAA